A single genomic interval of Bradyrhizobium japonicum USDA 6 harbors:
- a CDS encoding sensor histidine kinase, translating into MPVWNEKHLRAATDAAGVALWAWNVDTDAITMDERAYDLWDVPKSEKHITFEILSRNIHPADLERVRSAFAATRAIVGAYEIDFRILFDGDIRWISARGQGDDADIADRTMFGIFLDVTQRKQAEEANELLAGEMSHRVKNLLTIATALTQFTSRSAATKEDMAHELTNRLMALGRAQDLIRPIPGRKSERALLGDLVSILLAPYDEREASVRIRVSVPKMNVGEMSSTTLALVLHELATNSAKYGSLSLASGTLDVSCNAHGDEVVVTWTERGGPPLKAPARLDGFGSKLVQRSMAAQLGGSIAFDWSEEGLVVTLIMSKDRLAR; encoded by the coding sequence ATGCCGGTTTGGAATGAAAAGCACTTGCGTGCTGCGACCGACGCCGCCGGCGTGGCCTTGTGGGCCTGGAACGTGGATACGGACGCTATTACGATGGACGAACGCGCCTACGACCTGTGGGACGTTCCGAAGAGTGAAAAACACATCACATTCGAGATCTTGTCCAGGAACATCCATCCTGCTGATCTGGAACGAGTCAGGTCTGCGTTTGCCGCTACTCGCGCAATAGTAGGCGCTTACGAGATTGACTTTCGCATCTTGTTCGACGGCGACATCCGTTGGATCTCCGCGCGCGGGCAAGGCGACGATGCGGACATCGCCGATCGAACCATGTTTGGCATCTTCCTCGATGTTACCCAACGCAAGCAAGCCGAAGAAGCGAACGAGTTGCTTGCCGGTGAGATGAGCCATCGCGTGAAGAACCTTCTGACTATCGCGACCGCGCTTACTCAATTTACATCGCGTTCGGCCGCAACCAAAGAAGACATGGCCCACGAGCTAACAAATCGGCTGATGGCCTTGGGACGTGCACAGGATCTCATTCGCCCCATACCGGGAAGGAAGAGCGAACGAGCGCTTCTTGGTGACCTCGTCTCCATCTTGCTCGCGCCTTACGACGAAAGAGAGGCGAGCGTCCGCATTCGCGTTTCGGTGCCGAAGATGAATGTCGGCGAGATGTCGAGTACAACGCTCGCTCTTGTGCTGCACGAACTGGCAACGAACTCGGCGAAATACGGTTCGCTATCGCTGGCAAGCGGCACCTTGGACGTGTCGTGCAATGCCCATGGCGACGAAGTCGTCGTGACCTGGACCGAGCGGGGCGGCCCGCCTCTTAAGGCTCCCGCAAGGCTCGATGGCTTTGGAAGCAAATTGGTGCAGCGGAGCATGGCGGCCCAACTCGGTGGCTCCATCGCATTCGACTGGTCGGAAGAGGGGCTGGTCGTTACGCTGATCATGAGCAAAGATCGCCTGGCAAGGTGA
- a CDS encoding general stress protein — protein sequence MTVTISRLYDNHNDAQQAVRRLEAAGVPHSDISIVANNSDSWFNTDKKVDRDGDGVDDRAEGAGTGAGIGAGVGGTAGLLAGLGLLAIPGLGPVVAAGWLAATAVGAAAGAATGGIVGALTQAGVSEEDAHSYAEGVRRGGTLVSARVADADQSRFDAILNESAINLRDRSAAWQKAGWKSFDPASKPYGAEEIRKERQQYGGALR from the coding sequence ATGACCGTTACAATTTCTCGTCTTTACGACAACCACAATGATGCCCAGCAGGCTGTTCGACGCCTGGAAGCCGCAGGCGTGCCGCACTCGGACATCAGCATCGTCGCCAACAATTCAGACAGCTGGTTCAACACCGACAAGAAGGTGGACCGCGACGGCGATGGGGTCGACGATCGCGCCGAGGGTGCCGGGACAGGCGCCGGCATTGGTGCGGGCGTGGGTGGCACGGCCGGCCTTCTTGCCGGGCTCGGCCTGCTGGCGATCCCCGGCCTCGGGCCCGTTGTCGCAGCCGGCTGGCTGGCCGCGACGGCGGTCGGCGCAGCCGCAGGTGCAGCTACCGGCGGAATTGTCGGAGCGCTGACGCAGGCTGGCGTTTCGGAAGAGGACGCGCACTCCTATGCCGAGGGCGTCCGTCGTGGCGGCACGCTGGTGTCGGCACGCGTGGCCGATGCAGACCAGTCTCGCTTCGATGCAATATTGAACGAGTCGGCCATCAACCTGCGTGACCGCAGCGCTGCCTGGCAAAAGGCCGGGTGGAAATCATTCGATCCGGCCAGCAAGCCCTACGGCGCCGAGGAGATTCGCAAGGAGCGGCAGCAATACGGTGGCGCGCTTCGCTAG